From the genome of Sporomusa sphaeroides DSM 2875:
ATATATAATAAGGTTTTTTCATTGGATAACAACAAATCCAGGTGTCATAGTTTTGCAAAAATGCAAAACTATGACACCTGGACAATCTTTAAACCTGCATTAAAGTAGTCTTTTTTAAAATCAAAAAAATTATTGCAAAAATGAAAAGATAACGTCTTTTTTACCCTAAATTACAAGGTTAACTCACATTCAGTAAGTTAACGGAAAAAGAGTTTAGGAATTTTCATCAAATATATTCGCATCAGCATCTTGATAAGCCCGGCACAAGTCAATATGGAACTAGTCGTCAGCATAATGACACTTATATCATGCTGGGCCTACATAAAACAGCGTTTACAGCAGACAGCGTAAAAACAGATGTGAAATACGGTGTTGCTATAATTGCGGCTGTTCAATTTTAGCGCCGGCTACATACCTTGCAACAATATTGTGATAATCACCAATATAAATAAACCTGCTTAACCTGTCTTCGACAGAATATTGATTGCAGGCCGAGACTTCCAGGCTGCTGTCGTCAATAACCAGGGCGTCAAACTCGTAGCCTGCTTCGAAGCTGCCTACTTTGCCGAAGAAGCTTCCTCCGCCTTTTGTCGCCAGGTAAAATACTTCCGGTATAGTAAAAAACTTCTCGCTTTTATCGGTTGCCAGCCATTTCAGCTTGGAAACCTGTATAGCCATAGTCATGACCCTGGCTATGGATACCTCATGGCCGCCGGCTACGTCTGATCCTAAACCTACGGCGATACCGTTATCAAGGTGCTTCCTGATGGGAGCTATCCCGCTTGCCAGGTTATTATTCGAATAAGGGCAATGAGCAACATGTACTTTGCTTTTCGCCATCAAAGCAATCTCTGCATCATCATTATAGATGCAGTGAGCCATTACGGTCGGCTGTTGGCCAAATAGTCCGAATTGGTGATATACACTGGCATAGTTTTGACATTCAGGGTGAAGCTTTTTAACCCAGGCAATTTCACCGGCATTTTCCGATAAATGGGATTGGACCGGCAAATTATACTTTTGGGCCAGTTTGGCAATACCGGTCATTAATTCCGGCGAACAGGTAGGCACAAACCTTGGCGTTATAATTGGCTTGACCAATTCGTACCTGTCAACAGTAGCTTTGATATAGTCTTCGGTATCGGTCAGCGATTGTTCGGTAGTCTCAATGAGAATATCAGGCGAGTTTCTATCCATATTTACTTTGCCGACATATCCGCCGAGACCGGCCAGTGCTAATAGCTCCAGCAGTTTGGCTGTTGCTGCTTTATGAATGGTGCCAAAACATGCCACCCGGGTTGTGCCCCACTTCCAAAGTTCTGTGACCACCTGCTTATAAACCGCTTGCGCATAGGCTATATTTGTATATTTCGCCTCCTCCGGAAACGTATATCTTTCCAGCCAGGGCAAAAGTTCGAGATCAAGCCCAAGGCCTTTGTTGGCAAACTGCGGCGCATGGAAATGCAAATCGACAAAGCCGGGAATGATTAATGTATTTTGGTAGTCGGTTACAGCCATATTGGTGTATTCTGCCGGCAGCTCACGATAAATTCCTTTAACCGTTTTGCCTTCGATAAGTATAAAACTACTTTCAAAAACTTCCAGTTGACCAAAACTGGGAGTAAAAACGATATTACCTTTTATGATTTTTATGCCTTCTGCCATTAATGTTTACCAATCCTTTCTAATACAATTATAATGCAAATATACAATTGCCGCTATTTCATATATAGATAAACAGCAAAAATCACTGATAAAACTAACCTGGTAGATACTCTTAACCCATATCATCAATATTATACAAAACCAATAAAATGTTATTCAGTCAATTACGCATTAAGCGTTGCTATCCGGTAATGCGGTATACACATTCTTTGCAGGATTTGCATTGCCCGCCAAAAAACGGCAATGGTAAACAAAAAAAAGCTCGAATACTCTTCGAGCTTTTCTCCCTTCTGTGCGCAAAATTTCTACATTTAGCGTTAAAAAAGCTGCAGATATGTAGTATTATCCTTCTGCATTGGACTTTTCAGGCGATAAACCACTATTTTATGGCATAAAATCCTGCCTGCATACAGGAAACCCACAACACTTCGGCAGTCGAAAAACCGGCTTTTTGTAAAATATCAATATGTTCCTGGATAGTAATGGGAAAAATCTCAATTCCATACCGGCTGATATGCTTTTCTACTGCAGTCGCATCTTTTCCACTCAACAATTGGGCATTTTTCCAGCGTTCAAGGCCTATTTGCGTTCCCAGCCTGCTTGTTGGCCTAATGGTTTCAAAGGTAATATAAACACCGCCTTGTTTCAGCAGCTTGTAACAATTTTTCGTTGCCTGTTTACGCAGTTCCTCAGGCAAATAATGATGGGACATAATCGCGGTCACAACATCAAAGTCGTCTGTACAGACTAATTCTTCACTGCCTGCCTGCATATAGGTTACCTGAAAATCGGCCAGCTTTTTTTTAGCCATACTCAGCATTTCTTCTGACGGGTCTGCTGCTACAATTTTCATCTCCCCGAAACATTCAAGGGCTTGCAGGATAAAGGTTCCTGTTCCGCAGCCGGTATCAAACCAGGCCTCAGGTTTTGGCATAGCGGCTTTAACTAGATCAAGGCTTTCTGTATGAAATAAATGATACCGTGGCAGTGTTTTGTGGACATTTGCATCATACTCACTTGCTGCCTGAGAGGTTTTATTGTCACGCATAGATTACCCACTCCTTTTTTTATTTCTTACATGCGATAACATACAATATTTTTAGGAAGATTGGCGACACTTCCTTTCCTTGCGGTGCCGTCGACTGAACTTAATTATGTGTGCACTTGCTAATTAATAATGCAAGTAGTGTGCCAATTCATTTTTTTGTAAAATTACTATATATAATAAGGGTTTTTCATTTGATAATAATAAATTCAGGCATCATAGCTTTGCAAAAATGCAAAGCTATGATGCCTGACAATCTTGAAACATGCATTAAAGTAGTATTTTTAAAAGTTGAAAAAGTATTGCAAAAATGAATATAAAGACCGAAACAGTGAGCCGGAAAATCCTGGCTCACTGCTCGGAAAGGTTTTAAGCTTGAAGCAATTTATAGGAATTCATCAACCTGATAAGCTATTGGGGCAGTTTATCCATATTGTCCCACAGACGCTGGGCGGCCTTACGGGCGTTGGCATAAATCGGACTGACATCAAAAGCAAACTGTCTGTTTTCCAATACCACCTTGCCGTTGATAATAACGGTGGTTACATCACGGGAGTCCATGCCAAAGGCAATGTGTCCGCCAATGTTGCCAGGCACAAGCGGGGTGGGCGACTGGTAGTCAAGCACCGTCAAATCGGCTTTGTAACCGGGAGCAACACGGCCAAAGTCGGCAGCGAAATAACGCTTCAACAGCTCGTTGCCGTTAAACAGGAACTTCAGGTAACTGTCAGGCCACAGGGGACCGGCAGCATCTTTATGCTTGAAGAAAGCAAATTTCATTTCTTCCCACATATCGCTGCCCATGCCGTCAGTTCCCAGTACCAGGTTTTTGTACATAGGCAGTTTGGTACTGTAGCCAACATTATTGTTCATGTTGGAGCGGGCGTTGTGAGCCAGAAAAGCGTCTTTGGCGTTAATGATTTCAATATCCGCATCTGACAGGTATACGCCATGCACCAGCAGCGCCTTGTCGTTAATCAGCCCGGCATCATTGAGCCGGACAATGACATCCTTGCCATACATATGGTGGCTGTGGGAGACGTCATAACGGTCCTCAGCGACATGGACGTGAACACCGCGTCCGGTTTCCCGCACGGCATCGGCCATTAATTTGAGGGCGCTGTCAGGCATGGTAACAGGGGCATGACCGCCAATCATGGCTTCTACCAGGTGGTTGCCGCTGGTTGCCTGCTTGTCACTTTCGCACAGCTTGGCAAAATCGACATTTTCCTGAACGCCGGCTTCCACTTCTTTCAGGCCGTCGTTGCGGTCGGTGGTTTCATAGCAGGTAATACCGCGCAGACCGGTTTCTTCAAAGGCTTTTTTAAGTGTTTTCAATGAGCCTTTGAGAAAGGCCGGCGAGGCATGATGGTCAATAACGGCAGTGGTGCCGCAGCGGATGGCTTCCAGCGAGCAAACCATCCCGCTGTAATAGAGGATTTCCTCATCAATGGCCAGGTCCAGCCGCCACCAGAGGTTTTTGAGCACCGAAACAAAGTCGGGGCTGGGAGCGATATTGGCGGTAATTCCCCGGGACAGCCCGGAGTAAAAATGATTGTGGCTGCAAACAATGCCTGGCATAACCAGCTTGCCTTGCATATCAAGCACCCGGGCGGCCTGATATTTGGCAGCGGCTCCCACGCCGACGGCAGCAATCTTGCTGCCGTCGATGACGATATCTACACCGGCTTGAATAGAAGCCGGATGAAATTCAACAACTGTGGCGTTTTTTAATACTAGCACAATTGTCCCCCCTTATTCGTCTACGCGGCCGAACAGCGCCGGCCGGTTAGTATACAGGTAATTAAATACCTGGGCCATATGGTCAAAGGTGTCGTTGCCTGTTGCTTTGAGCTGGTTGTTTTCCAGTTTGTGCTCGGTAACCTGGCCGTTGGCGCGAACGGTTACCGTATTGCCGTCTGCCAGGAAGCCGTTGTTTTCGCTGTGGTCAAAGTCATCCCGGCGGCTGAATACTGTGATTTTGTCCGTGTACGGACGGCCGTCCCACGGGCAGAAGCCGCCGCAGTTGCCGCATTCGTTACAGAAGGCATCCAGATGGACAATTTGGCTGTAGTTAGTAAAACCATTATCGATGCGAA
Proteins encoded in this window:
- the ssnA gene encoding putative aminohydrolase SsnA; this translates as MLVLKNATVVEFHPASIQAGVDIVIDGSKIAAVGVGAAAKYQAARVLDMQGKLVMPGIVCSHNHFYSGLSRGITANIAPSPDFVSVLKNLWWRLDLAIDEEILYYSGMVCSLEAIRCGTTAVIDHHASPAFLKGSLKTLKKAFEETGLRGITCYETTDRNDGLKEVEAGVQENVDFAKLCESDKQATSGNHLVEAMIGGHAPVTMPDSALKLMADAVRETGRGVHVHVAEDRYDVSHSHHMYGKDVIVRLNDAGLINDKALLVHGVYLSDADIEIINAKDAFLAHNARSNMNNNVGYSTKLPMYKNLVLGTDGMGSDMWEEMKFAFFKHKDAAGPLWPDSYLKFLFNGNELLKRYFAADFGRVAPGYKADLTVLDYQSPTPLVPGNIGGHIAFGMDSRDVTTVIINGKVVLENRQFAFDVSPIYANARKAAQRLWDNMDKLPQ
- a CDS encoding amidohydrolase family protein — protein: MAEGIKIIKGNIVFTPSFGQLEVFESSFILIEGKTVKGIYRELPAEYTNMAVTDYQNTLIIPGFVDLHFHAPQFANKGLGLDLELLPWLERYTFPEEAKYTNIAYAQAVYKQVVTELWKWGTTRVACFGTIHKAATAKLLELLALAGLGGYVGKVNMDRNSPDILIETTEQSLTDTEDYIKATVDRYELVKPIITPRFVPTCSPELMTGIAKLAQKYNLPVQSHLSENAGEIAWVKKLHPECQNYASVYHQFGLFGQQPTVMAHCIYNDDAEIALMAKSKVHVAHCPYSNNNLASGIAPIRKHLDNGIAVGLGSDVAGGHEVSIARVMTMAIQVSKLKWLATDKSEKFFTIPEVFYLATKGGGSFFGKVGSFEAGYEFDALVIDDSSLEVSACNQYSVEDRLSRFIYIGDYHNIVARYVAGAKIEQPQL
- a CDS encoding class I SAM-dependent methyltransferase, with amino-acid sequence MRDNKTSQAASEYDANVHKTLPRYHLFHTESLDLVKAAMPKPEAWFDTGCGTGTFILQALECFGEMKIVAADPSEEMLSMAKKKLADFQVTYMQAGSEELVCTDDFDVVTAIMSHHYLPEELRKQATKNCYKLLKQGGVYITFETIRPTSRLGTQIGLERWKNAQLLSGKDATAVEKHISRYGIEIFPITIQEHIDILQKAGFSTAEVLWVSCMQAGFYAIK